From Candidatus Gastranaerophilales bacterium, one genomic window encodes:
- the ileS gene encoding isoleucine--tRNA ligase has protein sequence MAESTKVEYKDTINLPQTSLQMRANATQKELQTQKFWEENNIYEKNLAQRDKTKSFILHDGPPYLSSEKIHVGTALNKILKDILIKYKSQRGYYAPYVPGYDGHGLPIENAVVKKIKGGREALTPAELRTKCREFALKNLKGQESEFKRLGVWGDWEHPYLTIAAEYEAEQIRVFGEMFKKGYIEKGKKPVYWCASCETALAEAEVEYADITSTSIYVRFKFDEEEKAKAYQVANVNSNNDLYAIIWTTTPWTIPSNRAICLNSRLEYTIFEYKGANYLVATDLLDTFVSAVEWDKNEVKSIGGGKGADFEHLKTTHPLYSNIKSPIILGDHVTLEAGTGCVHTAPGHGLEDWEACQRYGIETFSPLNSKGIWVESKDFNDNDLLGVPYYKGHNIIMDKLESTSALVFKQDITHSYPHCWRCKNPVIYRATDQWFVKMDKFRNQTLKAIKDVKWIPASGESRISNMVEGRTDWCISRQRAWGVPIPVFYCDDCGEVIVTDETINHVADMFDKESSDAWVKYSEKELMPQGFKCPKCGGVHFTKEKDIMDVWFDSGVSWKAVVEKRNAELGHTPVDMYLEGSDQHRGWFQSSLLTSIATQEKAPYKQVLTHGFVFGEDGRKMSKSLGNYIRPDDIIKNYGADILRLWAASVDYRNDIKIGDNIIKQLVEIFKKTRNTARFLLGNLFDFDPSVDYVNYDELKNIDKFALHKLNVLIKNVTEAFESYEFYKYFQHLQNFAAIDLSSFYLDIVKDRLYTQGKKSLSRRACQTVLYEMSQAITKILVPVMPHQAEDIWTSVPDSQKGGLESVLLTNWPEFKPEWENNDLDAEFNEILKLREIATKAIEPLRADKKIGSSLEVAVWIETDKKDLIQKYENELCNIFITSQAILADKKPDGTMNELEEDGYKIYVTKALGEKCERCWKYRELGTVEGHPTICQDCYDAISYQV, from the coding sequence ATGGCTGAAAGTACAAAAGTGGAATACAAAGATACAATAAATTTGCCGCAAACTTCACTACAAATGCGTGCAAATGCTACTCAAAAAGAACTTCAAACTCAAAAATTTTGGGAAGAAAATAATATTTACGAAAAAAACCTTGCTCAAAGAGATAAAACAAAAAGTTTTATTTTGCATGACGGTCCTCCGTATTTGAGCTCTGAAAAAATCCACGTTGGTACTGCTCTCAATAAAATTTTAAAAGATATTTTGATTAAATATAAATCCCAAAGAGGTTATTATGCTCCTTATGTACCCGGTTATGACGGACATGGACTTCCTATTGAAAATGCAGTTGTTAAAAAAATTAAAGGTGGACGTGAAGCTTTAACTCCGGCTGAACTTAGAACTAAATGCAGAGAGTTTGCTCTTAAAAATCTAAAAGGACAAGAATCAGAATTCAAACGATTAGGCGTTTGGGGTGATTGGGAACATCCTTATTTGACTATTGCAGCTGAATATGAAGCTGAACAAATAAGAGTTTTTGGCGAAATGTTCAAAAAAGGCTACATCGAAAAAGGTAAAAAACCTGTATATTGGTGTGCTTCTTGTGAAACGGCACTTGCAGAAGCAGAAGTCGAATATGCTGACATTACATCAACTTCAATTTATGTAAGATTCAAATTTGATGAAGAAGAGAAAGCTAAAGCCTACCAAGTTGCAAATGTAAATTCAAACAATGATTTATATGCGATTATTTGGACAACAACTCCTTGGACAATCCCATCAAATAGAGCGATTTGTCTAAATTCAAGATTAGAATATACAATCTTTGAGTATAAGGGGGCAAATTACTTAGTCGCAACCGATTTGCTAGATACGTTTGTTTCAGCCGTTGAATGGGACAAAAATGAAGTTAAGTCAATTGGCGGCGGTAAAGGTGCTGATTTTGAACATCTAAAAACTACCCACCCGTTATATTCAAATATAAAAAGTCCGATTATATTAGGCGACCACGTTACTTTAGAAGCAGGTACCGGCTGCGTTCATACAGCTCCTGGACACGGTCTTGAAGACTGGGAAGCTTGCCAACGATATGGAATTGAAACATTCTCACCGTTAAACTCTAAAGGTATCTGGGTTGAGTCTAAAGACTTTAATGACAATGATTTGCTTGGTGTACCTTATTATAAAGGTCACAATATTATAATGGATAAGCTTGAGTCTACAAGTGCTTTGGTTTTTAAACAAGATATTACTCACAGCTATCCGCACTGTTGGAGATGTAAAAACCCTGTCATTTACAGAGCCACAGATCAATGGTTTGTGAAAATGGACAAATTTAGAAATCAAACTTTGAAAGCTATAAAAGACGTTAAATGGATACCGGCTTCAGGAGAAAGTAGAATTTCTAACATGGTAGAAGGTCGTACAGACTGGTGCATATCAAGGCAAAGAGCTTGGGGCGTTCCTATTCCTGTGTTCTATTGTGATGATTGTGGTGAGGTTATTGTTACTGATGAAACCATTAATCATGTAGCAGATATGTTTGACAAAGAAAGCTCTGACGCTTGGGTTAAATATTCTGAAAAAGAACTTATGCCACAAGGCTTTAAGTGTCCTAAGTGTGGTGGCGTTCATTTTACTAAAGAAAAAGATATTATGGATGTTTGGTTCGATTCCGGTGTTTCTTGGAAAGCAGTTGTTGAAAAGAGAAACGCTGAGCTTGGACATACTCCGGTTGATATGTACCTTGAAGGCTCTGACCAACACAGAGGTTGGTTCCAGTCATCATTATTGACATCAATCGCAACTCAAGAAAAAGCTCCGTATAAACAAGTTTTGACTCACGGGTTCGTTTTCGGCGAAGACGGACGCAAAATGTCCAAATCTCTTGGAAATTACATCAGACCTGATGATATAATCAAAAACTATGGTGCTGATATTTTGAGGTTGTGGGCAGCTTCTGTCGACTATCGAAATGACATCAAAATTGGTGACAATATTATCAAACAGCTTGTTGAAATCTTCAAAAAAACCAGAAATACTGCAAGATTTTTATTGGGTAATTTGTTCGATTTTGACCCGTCAGTTGATTATGTGAATTATGATGAACTTAAAAATATTGATAAATTTGCACTTCATAAGCTAAATGTTTTGATTAAAAATGTTACCGAAGCTTTTGAAAGTTATGAATTTTATAAATATTTCCAACATTTGCAAAACTTTGCAGCTATTGACTTGAGCTCATTCTATCTTGATATTGTAAAAGACAGATTATACACTCAAGGTAAAAAATCCCTTTCAAGAAGAGCTTGTCAAACAGTATTGTATGAAATGTCACAAGCTATTACTAAAATATTAGTGCCGGTAATGCCTCATCAAGCAGAAGATATCTGGACAAGCGTTCCAGATTCTCAAAAAGGCGGTTTAGAAAGTGTGCTTCTTACAAATTGGCCAGAATTCAAGCCTGAATGGGAAAATAATGATTTAGATGCTGAGTTTAATGAAATCTTAAAACTTCGTGAAATCGCAACTAAAGCTATTGAACCTTTAAGAGCGGATAAAAAAATCGGAAGTTCTTTAGAGGTTGCAGTTTGGATTGAAACAGACAAAAAAGATTTAATTCAAAAATATGAAAATGAATTATGCAACATATTTATTACCTCTCAAGCAATTTTGGCGGATAAAAAACCTGATGGAACAATGAATGAGCTTGAAGAAGACGGATATAAAATCTATGTTACAAAAGCACTTGGCGAAAAATGCGAACGTTGCTGGAAATATAGAGAACTTGGTACGGTCGAGGGACATCCTACAATATGTCAAGATTGCTATGATGCTATAAGTTATCAAGTTTAA
- the dapB gene encoding 4-hydroxy-tetrahydrodipicolinate reductase has protein sequence MIKVGVVGSLGKMGREVVKAVTEATDMEIVLAIDVVGEGIDIGAAVLGKENGVKVTSELINAIKTIQPDVIVDFTQPATIFEHVSLYLANHTKCVIGTTGLNEDQIEKLKKMSEGFETSCFIAPNFTTGAVLMMMFAKQAAKYFNNAEIIELHHNQKKDAPSGTAVKTAQIMAEINENFATGNCPEKETIEGARGANAANNIHIHSVRMPGYIASQEVIFGASGQILTIRHDSMDRTCYMAGVLMAIRYTMDKTEFVYGLDNVM, from the coding sequence ATGATAAAAGTAGGCGTAGTTGGTTCACTGGGAAAAATGGGACGAGAAGTTGTAAAAGCTGTCACCGAAGCAACTGATATGGAGATTGTCTTGGCTATTGACGTAGTAGGTGAAGGCATCGATATCGGAGCGGCTGTTCTCGGCAAAGAAAACGGCGTAAAAGTCACTTCTGAATTAATTAACGCTATAAAAACAATTCAACCTGATGTCATTGTTGATTTTACGCAACCTGCCACTATTTTTGAACACGTAAGCCTTTATTTGGCTAACCATACAAAATGTGTAATCGGAACTACGGGACTAAACGAAGACCAAATAGAAAAACTTAAAAAAATGTCAGAAGGCTTTGAAACTTCTTGTTTTATTGCACCTAATTTCACAACAGGTGCTGTCTTGATGATGATGTTTGCAAAGCAAGCCGCTAAGTATTTTAATAATGCTGAAATTATTGAACTTCATCACAATCAAAAGAAAGATGCTCCCTCTGGAACAGCTGTAAAAACAGCACAAATAATGGCTGAAATAAACGAAAATTTTGCAACAGGAAACTGTCCTGAAAAAGAAACAATTGAAGGTGCAAGGGGTGCAAATGCAGCTAATAACATACATATTCACTCTGTGAGAATGCCGGGATACATAGCATCTCAAGAAGTCATCTTCGGAGCTTCAGGACAAATATTGACAATTCGCCACGATTCTATGGACAGAACTTGCTACATGGCAGGCGTTTTAATGGCAATCAGATACACAATGGATAAAACTGAATTCGTCTATGGTTTAGACAACGTAATGTAA
- a CDS encoding aspartate-semialdehyde dehydrogenase, which produces MKKPVIAVLGATGVVGREILSILEENNVEFIDIKFLASSKSAGKKITFKNKEYTIIEATPDAFEGVNIVLASAGGSTSQKLASEAVKRGAVYIDNSSAFRMEKDVPLVIAGVNDEDLRKHKGIVANPNCSTSQLMLALKPLDEYAKIKRLVVCTYQAVSGAGLKAITELKEGTVAAENKKDYEYTAFKKPIAFNVIPQIDVFCDNGYTKEEMKVVNETKKILHLAENTPITCTAVRVPVYRSHSEAVTVEFEKEITPQKARELLENAWGVEVMDDIDNFVYPTPLDSAYKNPVYVGRIRKDLAFDNAISFWCVADNLRIGAALNTVRIAEKVIEMQLF; this is translated from the coding sequence ATGAAAAAACCCGTAATTGCCGTATTAGGTGCAACAGGTGTTGTCGGCAGAGAGATTCTTAGTATTTTAGAAGAAAACAATGTTGAGTTCATCGACATAAAATTCCTCGCAAGCTCTAAAAGTGCGGGTAAAAAAATAACGTTTAAAAATAAAGAATATACCATTATTGAAGCTACTCCGGATGCTTTTGAAGGCGTTAATATCGTTTTGGCGTCAGCTGGCGGCTCTACAAGCCAAAAGCTTGCATCTGAAGCTGTTAAGCGTGGTGCCGTCTATATTGACAACTCCAGTGCTTTCAGAATGGAGAAAGATGTGCCTTTGGTTATCGCAGGCGTAAATGATGAAGATTTGAGAAAACATAAAGGCATCGTCGCTAACCCTAATTGCTCAACTTCACAACTGATGTTAGCTTTGAAGCCCCTAGATGAATATGCAAAAATTAAAAGACTTGTCGTTTGCACTTATCAAGCAGTAAGCGGTGCTGGACTAAAAGCTATTACAGAGCTTAAAGAAGGGACTGTTGCTGCTGAAAATAAAAAGGACTACGAATATACAGCATTCAAAAAGCCTATCGCTTTTAACGTTATCCCGCAAATTGACGTATTTTGCGACAACGGCTACACAAAAGAAGAAATGAAAGTTGTAAACGAAACAAAAAAAATATTACACCTTGCAGAAAACACTCCTATTACCTGCACTGCAGTCAGAGTGCCGGTATATAGAAGCCACTCTGAAGCTGTAACTGTTGAATTTGAAAAAGAAATTACCCCTCAAAAAGCAAGAGAGCTTCTTGAAAACGCTTGGGGAGTAGAAGTTATGGACGATATTGATAATTTCGTTTACCCGACTCCTCTTGATTCTGCCTATAAAAACCCTGTTTATGTCGGTAGAATTAGAAAAGATTTGGCTTTTGACAATGCAATCTCTTTCTGGTGCGTGGCTGATAATTTAAGAATCGGTGCCGCTTTAAATACTGTCAGAATTGCTGAAAAAGTTATTGAAATGCAATTATTTTAA
- the dapA gene encoding 4-hydroxy-tetrahydrodipicolinate synthase, whose product MAMRYDAGEIITAMVTPFDDNMNIDYSALERLLEHLIENGTDAVLVAATTGESPTLTHEEELEMLAFVKEKVDGRIKIIMSTGSNSTATAVTMSKKVEAVGADALLSVVPYYNKPSQAGIYEHFKAVAEATNLPIIMYNIPGRTGINMQPETVAKLANDFTNIVALKQSNSNLDLISEMKRLCPSDFVIYSGDDSLTLPMMSIGVHGVVSVTSHIVGKQVKSMIKSFKEGDIKVATEKHLKLYPLFTKLFMAPNPVPVKEALSKMGIIKNKVRLPLVTLNEAERADFYSVLDNYLPCCK is encoded by the coding sequence ATGGCAATGAGATATGATGCAGGCGAAATTATAACCGCTATGGTTACGCCATTTGATGACAATATGAATATAGATTATTCGGCTTTAGAAAGACTTTTAGAACATTTAATCGAAAACGGCACAGATGCGGTTCTTGTAGCGGCAACAACAGGCGAATCACCAACTTTGACACACGAAGAAGAACTTGAAATGCTTGCTTTTGTCAAAGAAAAAGTAGACGGCAGAATTAAAATAATAATGAGCACAGGCTCAAACTCAACTGCTACAGCTGTTACAATGTCTAAAAAAGTTGAAGCTGTTGGAGCTGACGCTCTATTATCAGTTGTACCTTACTACAACAAACCATCTCAAGCCGGAATTTACGAACACTTTAAAGCTGTTGCAGAGGCAACAAATCTTCCTATCATTATGTATAACATTCCTGGAAGAACCGGCATAAACATGCAACCTGAAACCGTTGCAAAATTAGCAAACGACTTTACTAATATTGTGGCTTTAAAACAAAGTAATTCAAATCTTGATTTAATCAGTGAAATGAAAAGACTTTGCCCAAGTGATTTTGTAATCTATTCAGGCGACGATAGCTTGACTTTACCAATGATGTCAATCGGGGTTCACGGAGTTGTAAGTGTAACTTCTCACATTGTAGGAAAACAGGTAAAATCAATGATTAAATCATTCAAAGAAGGGGACATTAAGGTTGCGACTGAAAAACATTTGAAGCTTTATCCGTTGTTTACAAAATTGTTCATGGCTCCAAATCCGGTTCCGGTAAAAGAAGCTTTATCAAAAATGGGAATTATTAAAAACAAGGTCAGACTTCCGTTGGTCACCTTAAATGAAGCAGAAAGAGCAGACTTCTACAGCGTTTTAGATAATTATTTACCTTGTTGTAAATAA
- the kdsA gene encoding 3-deoxy-8-phosphooctulonate synthase, translating into MIKVNKIKLNDFEIGGEKLTILAGPCAIESRDILFKTAENLKKITEELDINYVFKSSFDKANRSSLTSYRGLGMEKGLTLLAEVKKEFDLPIVTDIHEPNQAAVAAEVADIIQIPAFLCRQTDLLVAAAKTNKIINIKKGQFLAPQQMKSIAKKVIDSGNAKVSITDRGASFGYNNLVSDMRAIPIIQEMGFPVIFDATHSVQIPGGAGDSSSGERQFVETLAKAATAAGANGLFFEVHPEPDSALCDGSNMLDFKTAKDVFKVCRDIFNLVK; encoded by the coding sequence ATGATTAAAGTAAATAAAATTAAATTGAATGATTTTGAAATCGGCGGAGAAAAACTTACGATTTTGGCAGGTCCATGTGCCATTGAGAGTCGTGATATTTTGTTTAAAACAGCTGAAAACTTGAAAAAGATAACGGAAGAACTTGATATAAATTATGTTTTTAAATCTTCCTTTGATAAGGCTAACAGAAGCTCTTTGACTTCTTATAGAGGTCTTGGAATGGAAAAAGGATTGACTCTGTTGGCAGAAGTCAAAAAAGAATTTGATCTTCCGATTGTGACTGATATTCACGAACCTAATCAAGCGGCTGTTGCTGCAGAAGTGGCTGATATAATCCAAATTCCTGCGTTTTTATGCAGACAAACTGATTTGCTCGTTGCTGCTGCGAAAACGAATAAAATTATTAATATAAAAAAGGGGCAATTTTTAGCTCCTCAACAAATGAAATCTATTGCCAAAAAAGTCATTGACTCAGGAAATGCAAAGGTTTCTATCACAGATAGAGGTGCTAGTTTCGGCTATAACAATTTGGTTTCTGATATGAGAGCTATCCCTATTATTCAAGAAATGGGATTTCCTGTTATATTTGATGCGACTCATAGCGTTCAAATACCCGGTGGTGCAGGCGATTCATCTTCAGGGGAACGCCAATTTGTCGAAACTCTCGCAAAAGCTGCTACAGCAGCAGGTGCAAACGGGCTTTTCTTTGAGGTCCATCCTGAGCCTGATAGTGCTCTTTGTGACGGCTCAAATATGCTCGATTTTAAAACTGCAAAAGACGTATTCAAAGTTTGTCGTGATATATTTAATTTAGTAAAATAA
- a CDS encoding bifunctional (p)ppGpp synthetase/guanosine-3',5'-bis(diphosphate) 3'-pyrophosphohydrolase, with protein MTDIVIYKELEDILNAQHRPKEDMDDIFRAYKFAERLHNGQYRISEEPYIIHPFEVAKILADLRVDKDTIIAAFLHDILEDTDTQPEEIKEQFGEDVLNLVTGVTKLSKYHFKSKEERQAESFRRMFIAMANDVRVIFLKLADRLHNMRTLNYMAQNKQLRIAQETLDIFAPLANRLGIGRIKAELEDLSLRYINPEKYFEIAQLVAQKKTERDLTVQLLIDKISTVLKQHNIDAEITGRAKHYYSIYKKMKRLNIAFHDLYDITAVRVMVKDEGECYEVLGIIHSQFKPIPGRFKDYIAMPKSNGYKSLHTSVLGPRQKPLEVQIRTQEMHHVAEYGVAAHWRYKESGSQKADSETDIKFSWMRKMVEMDKDAKNANEFVENVKLDLFSNQVFAFTPMGDVIDLPQNATAVDFAYRIHSDVGNKTTGALINGRIAQLDSKLKNGDIVEILTSKTGSPKMHWLNFVVTKQAQSRIRQWFKKHNKDEYIALGKNMLDAELPKAILEEAAKSGELQKIAQSLNYQTIEDMLAALGNNETTVNKIANKLKKPAAVEETNIVTTKQPKSHKNDIIGLEGMLYNIAKCCTPLPGEPIVGVVTKGKGVSVHRIDCNCLDTVPEERLMQINWAEGIGNKTYVTSIRIDVEDKMGMLKEVLIKLADCNTNITYANVKANNPNKLGIIELGIEVDGIDRLRTVVSALQSLPDVHSVKRIPMNSNTKKYTQAQPKKKKTKTAKN; from the coding sequence ATGACTGATATTGTTATATATAAAGAGCTAGAAGATATACTTAACGCCCAACATCGACCGAAAGAAGATATGGATGATATTTTTAGGGCGTATAAATTTGCCGAAAGATTGCATAATGGGCAATACCGTATAAGTGAAGAACCATACATTATTCACCCGTTTGAGGTTGCTAAAATATTAGCTGATTTGAGGGTTGATAAAGATACTATTATCGCTGCTTTTTTGCATGATATTTTGGAAGATACAGATACTCAACCAGAGGAGATTAAAGAACAATTCGGTGAAGATGTCCTTAACTTGGTTACCGGCGTTACAAAATTAAGTAAATATCATTTTAAATCTAAAGAAGAACGACAAGCAGAAAGCTTTAGACGAATGTTTATTGCTATGGCAAATGATGTTCGGGTTATATTTTTAAAGCTTGCTGACAGGCTACATAATATGCGTACCTTAAACTATATGGCTCAAAATAAGCAACTGCGTATAGCTCAAGAAACTTTGGATATTTTTGCTCCTTTGGCTAACCGTCTAGGTATTGGTAGAATTAAAGCTGAGTTGGAAGATTTATCTTTAAGGTATATTAATCCTGAAAAATATTTTGAAATAGCTCAGTTGGTTGCTCAAAAGAAAACAGAAAGAGATTTAACCGTACAGTTGTTGATTGACAAAATCTCAACAGTTTTAAAACAACATAATATAGATGCCGAAATTACAGGTCGTGCAAAACATTATTACAGCATCTACAAAAAAATGAAGAGATTGAATATTGCGTTTCATGATTTGTATGATATTACTGCCGTTCGTGTAATGGTAAAAGATGAGGGCGAATGTTACGAGGTTCTCGGGATTATTCACTCACAGTTTAAACCAATACCGGGGCGTTTTAAAGATTATATTGCAATGCCAAAAAGTAATGGCTATAAGTCGCTTCATACTTCGGTTTTAGGTCCTAGACAAAAACCGTTGGAGGTTCAAATAAGAACTCAAGAAATGCATCATGTAGCTGAATATGGTGTTGCTGCTCACTGGCGATACAAAGAATCTGGCTCTCAAAAAGCAGATTCTGAAACGGATATCAAATTTTCGTGGATGCGAAAAATGGTCGAGATGGATAAGGATGCTAAAAATGCAAACGAGTTCGTTGAAAATGTTAAGTTGGACTTGTTCTCAAATCAGGTTTTTGCTTTTACTCCAATGGGAGATGTAATAGATTTGCCCCAAAATGCTACTGCTGTTGACTTCGCATACAGAATTCACTCTGACGTCGGAAATAAAACAACAGGTGCTTTGATTAATGGTAGAATTGCTCAATTAGACTCAAAACTGAAAAACGGTGATATTGTTGAAATATTGACGTCAAAAACCGGTTCTCCAAAAATGCATTGGCTAAATTTTGTTGTTACAAAACAAGCTCAATCAAGAATTCGTCAATGGTTCAAAAAACATAACAAAGATGAATATATTGCACTCGGGAAGAATATGCTTGATGCTGAACTTCCCAAAGCTATACTCGAAGAGGCTGCTAAATCAGGTGAACTTCAAAAAATAGCACAAAGCTTGAATTATCAAACGATAGAAGATATGCTCGCTGCTTTGGGTAACAATGAAACTACTGTCAATAAAATTGCCAATAAGCTTAAAAAGCCGGCTGCTGTTGAAGAAACAAATATCGTTACGACCAAGCAACCCAAATCTCATAAAAATGATATTATCGGGCTGGAGGGAATGCTTTATAATATTGCGAAATGTTGTACACCACTACCGGGTGAGCCTATTGTTGGTGTTGTTACGAAAGGCAAAGGCGTTTCAGTTCATAGAATTGATTGCAATTGCTTAGATACGGTTCCCGAAGAGCGTTTAATGCAAATTAACTGGGCTGAGGGTATCGGAAATAAAACTTATGTAACCTCAATACGGATTGATGTTGAAGATAAGATGGGAATGCTTAAAGAAGTTTTAATTAAACTTGCTGATTGTAATACAAATATTACTTATGCAAATGTTAAAGCAAATAATCCCAATAAGCTTGGTATTATTGAACTTGGAATAGAAGTTGATGGAATAGACAGGTTACGAACCGTTGTGTCTGCATTGCAGTCATTGCCTGATGTTCATTCAGTAAAAAGAATTCCCATGAACTCTAATACTAAAAAATATACTCAAGCTCAGCCAAAGAAGAAGAAAACGAAAACGGCAAAGAATTAG
- a CDS encoding DUF167 domain-containing protein, whose product MDNFNFLKTDNNGVTISIKIVPNASRESILGYTDEYIKIKICAPPIENKANKQLILFLSKFFSIPKTSIEFISGEKSKIKRLLLNGADIKEIVKKISVYDRISA is encoded by the coding sequence ATGGATAATTTTAATTTTTTAAAAACAGACAATAATGGAGTAACCATATCAATCAAAATAGTCCCAAACGCTTCAAGAGAAAGCATATTGGGCTACACAGATGAGTATATTAAAATCAAAATTTGTGCACCTCCAATTGAAAACAAAGCGAATAAACAATTAATCTTGTTTTTATCAAAATTCTTTTCTATACCCAAAACCTCAATAGAATTTATTTCCGGCGAAAAATCCAAGATTAAGCGATTGTTACTCAATGGAGCCGATATCAAAGAAATAGTTAAAAAAATTTCAGTTTATGATAGAATAAGTGCATAA
- the secG gene encoding preprotein translocase subunit SecG, with amino-acid sequence MITFIWIIQIISALLLIVLVLLHSPKGDGLAAIGGAANLFSSQKSAETGLNKLTMYVAITFLVTTFITGFHFFM; translated from the coding sequence ATGATTACATTTATATGGATAATTCAAATAATTTCAGCTCTATTATTAATCGTGTTGGTTCTTTTGCACTCACCAAAAGGCGACGGACTGGCTGCAATCGGTGGAGCTGCTAATTTATTTTCATCTCAAAAAAGTGCTGAAACAGGTTTAAACAAACTAACAATGTATGTTGCCATTACTTTTTTAGTTACAACATTCATCACCGGTTTTCACTTTTTTATGTAA
- the dut gene encoding dUTP diphosphatase — protein MEILKIIRLEHNKILPEYKTEGASGMDLAAAISEPIVLKSLERKLIPTGVKIELPKGFEAQVRARSGLAIKHGITLINAVGTIDEDYRGEVCVPVVNLSNEDFVIEPDMRIAQMVILKVEKVKIDIVEELACSKRDTGGFGSTGL, from the coding sequence ATGGAAATTTTAAAGATAATCAGATTAGAGCATAATAAGATTCTACCCGAGTATAAAACTGAGGGTGCCTCAGGAATGGATTTGGCAGCAGCAATTTCAGAGCCAATTGTCCTTAAGTCATTAGAGCGAAAGTTGATTCCGACGGGGGTGAAAATAGAATTACCAAAAGGGTTTGAAGCACAAGTCAGAGCCCGCTCCGGTTTAGCCATAAAACATGGGATAACATTGATTAATGCAGTTGGTACAATTGATGAGGATTATAGAGGGGAAGTATGCGTTCCTGTTGTGAACTTATCAAACGAAGACTTTGTGATTGAACCTGATATGCGTATTGCCCAGATGGTAATTTTAAAGGTGGAAAAAGTTAAAATAGATATAGTTGAAGAATTAGCTTGTAGCAAAAGAGATACAGGCGGTTTTGGCTCAACAGGTTTATAA
- the panC gene encoding pantoate--beta-alanine ligase translates to MITILTNNIQELKNYILEWKKQGLKIGLVPTMGALHAGHQSLIKKAVEMCDKVIVSVFVNPIQFGPKEDYDKYPRTIDSDLALCEKNGAAVVFAPTPAEMYGIDLTESKTMSTNVQTFVCPPYDLVDKLCGRSRPVHFDGVATVVLKLFNISQADCAFFGQKDAQQLIILKRMVKDLNIPIEIVPCPIVREDDGMALSSRNKYLSPEARKKAVSISKSLTYIKSLFEKGTTDTKILFDSAISVLDKTIELEYLEFVDTKYLEPQDIIQKETLVAIAAKIDNVRLIDNILLG, encoded by the coding sequence TTGATAACTATTTTAACAAATAACATACAAGAATTGAAAAATTATATATTAGAATGGAAAAAACAAGGTCTTAAAATAGGTCTTGTTCCTACAATGGGAGCGTTACACGCAGGGCATCAATCTTTGATAAAAAAAGCTGTTGAAATGTGTGATAAAGTCATAGTGAGCGTTTTTGTAAATCCTATTCAATTTGGACCAAAAGAAGATTATGATAAATATCCAAGAACTATAGATTCAGATTTAGCTTTGTGTGAAAAAAATGGAGCGGCAGTTGTCTTTGCTCCTACACCCGCTGAAATGTATGGGATAGATTTGACAGAGTCAAAAACAATGTCTACAAATGTTCAAACCTTTGTTTGCCCTCCTTATGATTTGGTGGATAAGCTTTGTGGTAGAAGCAGACCCGTGCATTTTGACGGTGTTGCTACTGTGGTTCTTAAATTGTTTAATATTTCTCAAGCTGATTGTGCGTTTTTTGGACAAAAAGATGCTCAACAGCTTATAATATTAAAAAGAATGGTTAAAGATTTGAATATTCCAATTGAGATTGTTCCTTGTCCAATTGTTCGAGAAGATGATGGAATGGCATTGAGCTCTCGCAATAAATATCTTTCTCCTGAAGCTCGTAAAAAAGCGGTTTCAATCAGCAAGAGCTTAACCTATATAAAAAGTTTATTTGAAAAAGGCACTACGGATACAAAAATTCTTTTTGATTCAGCAATCAGTGTCCTTGATAAAACTATAGAACTTGAATATTTAGAGTTTGTAGATACTAAATATCTTGAACCTCAAGATATTATACAAAAAGAAACACTCGTTGCTATAGCAGCAAAAATCGATAACGTAAGGCTAATTGATAATATTTTACTAGGATAA